One Hydrogenobaculum sp. 3684 genomic window, GTGCTTTTGATAGCCTGTCCTTGTGCTTTTAACGTAGCTGCTCCGTTGGCTCTTTGGAATGCGGCAAACTCCTTGGCAAGGCGTGGTATAATCTTGCAAAATCTAAGAGCCCTTTACAGCGTTAGACATATAAATGAAGTGCTTTTTGACAAAACCGGCACCATAACCTTAGAAAACTTAGAATACAGCGGTTATACTCAGTTTGGTGATGAAAAGGATTTCATAAAAAAAGTAGCTTCTATAGAAAACTACTCAAAGCATCCTATAGCTAAAAGCCTACTAAACCATTATCAAGGGGATTTTGTAAAACCATCGAAGGTTAGGATAATACCAGGTTATGGTATTGAGGCTTTTATAGAAGATAAAAAGTGGTATATAGGTTCTAAAGAGTTGATGGAAAGTATAGGCATAACACCAAAAGCTTGTGAAGAAAATTTATCTTGTGTATATGTAGCGGTGGATGGTAGGTTAGAAGGGACACTTTATTTTAAACAAAAGATAGATGAAAATGCCTTAGAGGCTATAAAGAGGTTAAAAGACATGGGTTATAAAGTAGGGCTTATATCTGGGGATGAGAGGGCTTTCGTGGAAGAGTTTTCAAATATATTTGACGAGGTTTATTGGTCTTTAAAACCCCAAGACAAACAGAAAGTTGTAATGGACAAAAAATCAAAAGGGGCAAAAATAATGTATGTAGGTGATGGTATAAACGATGCGCTTGCTATGGCGATTAGCGATGTAAGTGTAGCGGTGGCAAACGCTTCTGGTGTTGCAAGGATATCTGCAAGCATCTTGCTTTTTAATAAAAATTTAAAAGCTATACCCTGGATTATAAAATTTTCTAATCAAGTTAAAAAAATCATTTATACAAATTTTATATGGGCAAGCGTATACAACACCTTTGGTATTGCTTTGGCGATGGCTGGACTCATACAACCCATATGGTCAGCAGTTTTTATGATAATAAGTAGCGTTAGCGTGGTCTACAACTCCTCTAGGATAGAAAATATGTAATATATTATAATTATATTAGAGGAGGAAAATTATGGAAGAAAAAAACAATTCATCTGGGAACAAGGTGAATATATCCACACAAAAGATGCTGGGTGGGATTGGGGCTATTTTGATATTGTTAAGTGTCGTACCGGGAATCGGAATACTCTTTTCGATTGTTGGTGGCGTGCTTTTGATTGTTAGCATATATCAAATTAGCAATATGTTAAAAAAACCAGCTATATTTAACAAATTTATAATAGGTTTTGTTTTAGGTTTAATTGGATGGATTATAGCTCTTTTCTTTGGTTTGTTGAGTTTTGTTGGTATTGTAGTGTTTTTTAGTACGGGTATAGGTATAATTGCCATAATATTAGTTTATATACTTTTTATAGCGGCTACTTATTTTTATAAAAAAGCTTACAGTATGCTTGCTAACGCTCTAAACCATAAGCTTTTTAGCACTGCTGGCCTTCTTATGTTTATAGGTGCAATCACGATAATTTTGTTTGGTTTAGGTGCTATTTTACTATTTATAGGTTGGATAATACTTGCAGTAGCATTCTTTACAGCTCCGGAAGAAGTTGAGGTTGTAGGTTAAAGATAGCTGCTAAAATGGAAAATTTATCTCAGATTCATTGAATAAGTGCTCAAAAGCTGGCTTGGCAAATAGATAACCTTGCATAAGTTTTATACCTTTATCTTTTAGCCACAAAGCTTCTTCTACGGATTCTATGCCCTCTGCTATAATGCCTATATTCAAATCTTTTGCAGTGTTTATAATACCATTTACGATAGATTGTTTCACTTTTTCTTTATGAATATTGCGAATTAAGTATATGTCTAATTTTATAAACGACGGTTCTAGCTCTGCTAGTAGAGTAAGCCCAGCGTATCCTGAGCCAAAATCATCTATAGCGGTGCTAAATCCTTGTTTTTCGTAATATGAAAATATATCCTTTAGTTTATTTGGATCTCTTACTTCTTCGCTTTCTAATACTTCAAATATAATATTACTA contains:
- a CDS encoding heavy metal translocating P-type ATPase → MKMSEIHKCYQCGISISGNPIVFNVKGVDREFCCTGCYLVNKISGNETSQSVQKFFIKFGISFFLAGYVMMLSFTIYGGDVSKDYHDPIVKLTNYFLLLLSTPVMALIGFDYLVNSIKALLRKSITTDLLIAIGAFSAYGISVYSTLMGVGTPYYETATMIVALSAFGKFIEAFGRYRAAKSIGETKDLLPSYATVVENGTEKIIRIDEVKIGDIVKVKPDEIIPVDGIIVEGEGFVKESFFTGEQKPVAKFEGDSVYAGSVSIDGSFLIKAINDFNSNTINKIIENIELAKLSFAPEKNIADKISAIFVPTIITLSAITFGFWYYESGFDKALMSSLAVLLIACPCAFNVAAPLALWNAANSLARRGIILQNLRALYSVRHINEVLFDKTGTITLENLEYSGYTQFGDEKDFIKKVASIENYSKHPIAKSLLNHYQGDFVKPSKVRIIPGYGIEAFIEDKKWYIGSKELMESIGITPKACEENLSCVYVAVDGRLEGTLYFKQKIDENALEAIKRLKDMGYKVGLISGDERAFVEEFSNIFDEVYWSLKPQDKQKVVMDKKSKGAKIMYVGDGINDALAMAISDVSVAVANASGVARISASILLFNKNLKAIPWIIKFSNQVKKIIYTNFIWASVYNTFGIALAMAGLIQPIWSAVFMIISSVSVVYNSSRIENM
- a CDS encoding DUF996 domain-containing protein; amino-acid sequence: MEEKNNSSGNKVNISTQKMLGGIGAILILLSVVPGIGILFSIVGGVLLIVSIYQISNMLKKPAIFNKFIIGFVLGLIGWIIALFFGLLSFVGIVVFFSTGIGIIAIILVYILFIAATYFYKKAYSMLANALNHKLFSTAGLLMFIGAITIILFGLGAILLFIGWIILAVAFFTAPEEVEVVG
- a CDS encoding EAL domain-containing protein; this translates as MNLLDIEIPNPGCEHCTDPLDFDFTFAFQPIVDIEQKKIFAHEALVRGKEGQGAGWVLSHVNEKNRYRFDQECRIKAIALAAKLGIKTKLSINFMPNAVYVPEACIRTTLEAANKLNFDISNIIFEVLESEEVRDPNKLKDIFSYYEKQGFSTAIDDFGSGYAGLTLLAELEPSFIKLDIYLIRNIHKEKVKQSIVNGIINTAKDLNIGIIAEGIESVEEALWLKDKGIKLMQGYLFAKPAFEHLFNESEINFPF